The Stenotrophomonas sp. NA06056 genome segment TCAGCCCGGCATCCAATGCGCGTCGTGCCTGCTGCCGCGCTTCGTCGCCACGGCCAAGCTTCTGCAACGAATAGATCTGCAACAACCGCAGGCGCACTACGTCCGGGCGCAGCCGTGATGCTTCGCTGGCCTGTCGCAATGCCGCGCTGTAATCGCCACGCTCATACGCAGCGAATGCCTGCTCGGCCATGCGGTAGGCAGGCCCGGACAGCGGCAACGGCGCGTCGGCCTGCGCGTATGCCGGCGCAGCAGCGGCAAGGGCAACCGCAATGACGGTGGACAGCAGCGAGGTCTTCATGCCGTTGCAACTCCAGGAGGCGGCGACTGCAGCATCGCCGCACGGCGGCGTTGTTCTTCCATGGCCTGGGCGATGGCCTCTTCGGTGGCGATGCCTTTCTTGACCAGGTAGTCGCCGATGCGACCATCACGCTGCGGTTTGTACTCATCCAGCGCGATCTCGAAACGCGCGTGGTCGATCAGGCGCATTTCCACCAGCAGGTCACCCAGCAGCGGCACGGTATCGATGCGCCACTGTTCGGCGCCACCGATCAGGCGCAGACCGGCGTTGATCTCGCTTTCGCGCGCCACGCTCTGCTCGACGTGGGCGTTGCCGGTTTCCTGCTTGAGCAGGGCCAGCGCGGCGTCGGACAGCGGGTTGGCCACGGCCAGCCGCAACGTACCCGGCTGCAGCTGGGGCAGCGGCAGCATGCGCCACTGCACGCAGGCGTCGACGCTGACCGGGAACCCGCCCTTGCCGAGGTAATCGACATCGATCACCGCACGCGGCAGGTCGCCCTGGAAGGCGATGGCCTCGGCCAGCGTCTCGTCGTCCAGCCAGCCCTGCGACAGCAGGATGCGGCCAAGTGGCTGCTGGCGCCCTCCCTGCTGCTGCTGCAGTGCCTGTTCCAGGCGCTCGGGTTCGACCGCCTGCCAGGTGGTCAGCAGTTCGCCCAGGCGCTTGCGCGTCTGTACCAGTGCCGCCGCATCGGGGAAGTCATGCATGGTCTTGTCCCAGACCATGCGCTTGCCGAAGAACAGATAGGCCAGGAACATCCGCCACGCGCGTGCGGTGGCCATGAAGTTGACCATGTTGCCGACCACCATGCGCGGGATCGACATCAACGCGTGTTCCCAACCGTACAGGCGGTTGACGAAATAGAAGCGCTGCACCACGCGCGTGGCCAGCGCCGCGGTGGTCAGCAGTGCGATGTTCATCTGCCAGGTGCCCGGCTGGAACACGCTGGGATACTGCATGTGCCAGAGGCCGGTCATCTTCAGCACCCAGAACAACAGCAGCTGCAGGAAGATGAGGTAGGCGATGATGCTGACGAAGGACGTGATGATGCCCTTGCGGTCGCGCGCCAGCAGGTACTTGGTGGCCAGCGAACCACGCCACCCCAGGGTTTCCCAACTCTGCAGGCCGATACCCAGCACCCAGCGTGCCTTCTGCCGGTATGAGGCGCGGAAGTTGTCGGGGAAATACTCGCGCACGCACAGGGCCATCTGCTGGGTGCGCTCGCGCACCGGCCCCCAGCCGAACCACGACGGCCGCCGCACCAGGAACTGCACTGGGAAGCGGGCGAAGATCGAGTGCATGCCCATCGCGGCCAGGCGCGCACCGACGTCGTAGTCCTCGGTCAGGCTGTCGGTGTTGAACGGCTGGTTGTCGGTCGCCGCGCTCAACGCCAGCAGCGCACGCCGCGAGAAGCAGGTGCCCACGCCGGCCGAGGGCACCATGCCGGACACGCTTTCGCGCACCACCAGGTCCTTGGCGTGCCATTCGGCGAACTCGTCCATGTACACGCCGGCCACCAGTTCGTACCACTCGCGGTCCAGCGAGGTCACCGGCAGCTGGATCATGTCCTTGCGTGGCAGCAGGTAGTTGAAGAAGCGCAGCTCCATCGGGTGCAGCACGTCTTCGCTGTCGTGCAGGATGACCCCGGCGAACTCGATGTCGTGGCGCTTCTCGTAGTCGAAGATCGACAGGATCAGCCAGTTCAGGCAGTCGGCCTTGCTGGTCGGGCCATCGTGCGGCACTTCCACCCGGCGCAGGCGCTTGTAGCGGCGCCGCATGCGCTCGACTTCATCAATGGTCGCCTGATCGTTGGGATAGGTACCGACGAACACCACGTACTCGCGGTAATCGAGCACATTGATCATGTTCTCGACCATCTGCGCGATGACGTCGTATTCCATCCACGCCGGCACCATGATCGCCAACGGCTGCTCGGGCCGCTGCAGCAGGTCCTGCTGGGTCAGCGGCTTGTACTCGCGGCGCTTCTTCACCGTCAGCGTGCGCCAGCTTTCGCGGATCCAGTACCAGACGTCGATGAACAGGTCATCAAGGCTGGAAATCAGGATCAGCACGGCCACCGCCGCTGCCACTGTTTCCAGGGCAGCGTAGTAGTTGGCCAGCTGGATGTTCCAGAACAGACCGTCCACGATCGATCAGTGCCCGGCGCTGGCGGACTTGCGGCGGCGACGGATCTGGGTGATGCGGGCGGCCGCCAGGGCGAACACCACGATGCCCACCAGCAACAGCAGCCAGACCATGTGCTGTTCCCATTTCGACTGCGGATTGCCGTCCTGGGCAATACGCGAACCGTAAGGGTCCTGGCTGTCGAAATCGCGGACGACGTTGCTGCCGTCGATCACGGCAAGGTCGCCACGCAGCAGGCGGAAGGGGGTGCCAAGCGTCGGCCCCTGGGTACCCAGATCGCTGTACAGCACGCCGATCTGGCCACCGGCAGAGGCCACCTGCACGGCAGCGGCGTGTTCCAACCCGGTCAGGTCGAGCAGCGGCTGCGGCTTGCCGGCAATCAGCAGCTGGCCATCCTTCAGGCCCGCCAGCGAGACACCGGACGGTGCCAGCGCGAAGGCCAGGTACGGCTTGGTCGGACTGATCGCCGCACCCGCATCCACGACCTTGAAGCTGGCCGCTTCCGGCGATGCGCCCACGGCACTGGCAATGGCGATGACCTTGGCCAGCGAGGTCGGCGCATCCTGCAGCCAGGTCCCTGGCACGAACACTTCATTGGCATGCGCCAGCTGGCTGGCCGCACCGATGAAGTCGGCGCCGAGCGTGCGCTTGGCCAGTTTCAGGTGGCTGCTGGGCAGGATCGACACCGGGAAAGCGGTGGCTGGATCGTGGCAGTACGGCCGCGCCGGCTGCCGCAGGAAGCTGACGCGCACTTCATTGCGGGCCGACAAGGCATAGGTGGGCACCTTGGCAACCAGCCGCTGCGGCTTGCCGTCGGAGGACAGCACCTTGGCCCCCAGCAGGTAGTCGTTGAAGTAGATCGTTGCAACCGCACCCTGCCCGGCCGCATTCGGTGCAGCCGATACATCCAGCACCACTTCTTCCGGCAAGCGGCCATCGGCTGACAGTGCGCCCAGTTCGAAGGTCGCGCTGCGATCGCCGCGGGTGAC includes the following:
- a CDS encoding glycosyl transferase family protein — its product is MDGLFWNIQLANYYAALETVAAAVAVLILISSLDDLFIDVWYWIRESWRTLTVKKRREYKPLTQQDLLQRPEQPLAIMVPAWMEYDVIAQMVENMINVLDYREYVVFVGTYPNDQATIDEVERMRRRYKRLRRVEVPHDGPTSKADCLNWLILSIFDYEKRHDIEFAGVILHDSEDVLHPMELRFFNYLLPRKDMIQLPVTSLDREWYELVAGVYMDEFAEWHAKDLVVRESVSGMVPSAGVGTCFSRRALLALSAATDNQPFNTDSLTEDYDVGARLAAMGMHSIFARFPVQFLVRRPSWFGWGPVRERTQQMALCVREYFPDNFRASYRQKARWVLGIGLQSWETLGWRGSLATKYLLARDRKGIITSFVSIIAYLIFLQLLLFWVLKMTGLWHMQYPSVFQPGTWQMNIALLTTAALATRVVQRFYFVNRLYGWEHALMSIPRMVVGNMVNFMATARAWRMFLAYLFFGKRMVWDKTMHDFPDAAALVQTRKRLGELLTTWQAVEPERLEQALQQQQGGRQQPLGRILLSQGWLDDETLAEAIAFQGDLPRAVIDVDYLGKGGFPVSVDACVQWRMLPLPQLQPGTLRLAVANPLSDAALALLKQETGNAHVEQSVARESEINAGLRLIGGAEQWRIDTVPLLGDLLVEMRLIDHARFEIALDEYKPQRDGRIGDYLVKKGIATEEAIAQAMEEQRRRAAMLQSPPPGVATA